A window of Metabacillus sp. B2-18 contains these coding sequences:
- a CDS encoding DUF378 domain-containing protein produces MSAIQRIALVLTIIGAINWGLIGFFQFDLVAAIFGGQDSALSRIIYGLVGIAGLINLGLLFKPSEEVAREPRPEAR; encoded by the coding sequence ATGAGCGCAATTCAACGTATAGCACTTGTACTTACGATAATAGGAGCAATTAACTGGGGACTAATTGGTTTTTTCCAATTTGATCTAGTAGCAGCTATCTTCGGCGGCCAGGATTCAGCATTATCACGAATCATTTACGGTTTAGTTGGTATTGCTGGTTTAATCAATCTTGGTCTGTTATTCAAACCTTCTGAGGAAGTAGCAAGAGAACCTCGCCCAGAAGCTCGATAA
- the yugI gene encoding S1 domain-containing post-transcriptional regulator GSP13: MTAKYEIGSVHTGKVTGIQPYGAFVALDEETQGLVHISEITHGFVKDVNEHLNVNDEVQVKVLSIDEKSGKISLSIRATQEAPAEEKQEAPKRPKKRQATVKAETETPQGFNTLKDKLEEWIEQSKREEIKK, encoded by the coding sequence ATGACAGCGAAGTACGAAATAGGAAGTGTTCATACAGGAAAAGTAACAGGTATTCAGCCATATGGTGCATTTGTTGCACTAGATGAAGAAACACAAGGACTTGTTCACATCTCAGAAATTACACATGGTTTTGTTAAAGATGTTAATGAGCACTTAAACGTTAATGATGAAGTTCAAGTAAAAGTTCTTTCTATTGACGAAAAATCTGGGAAAATCAGCTTATCAATCCGTGCTACTCAAGAAGCACCTGCTGAAGAAAAGCAAGAAGCTCCAAAAAGACCTAAAAAACGTCAAGCAACTGTAAAAGCTGAAACAGAAACTCCACAAGGTTTCAACACATTAAAAGACAAGCTTGAAGAGTGGATTGAGCAATCAAAACGTGAAGAAATTAAAAAATAA
- a CDS encoding RNA polymerase sigma factor — MTEEELIKKAKQGNMSAFQQLVELHYPVVEKFAYQLGNRQEEIEDITQEVFIRVYRFIDQFTKAKFSTWLYKITLNVTRDFARKRQSNLRKVFKIQQDFRQEYYPETEAEVLRNEEDRVLHLAIQKLDEKYRIPIVLFYFHEKKYEEIAEIMSISLSTVKTRILRGKTMLKKVIEELDKKEGDIHG; from the coding sequence ATGACCGAAGAAGAATTAATAAAAAAGGCCAAACAGGGAAATATGTCAGCTTTTCAACAGCTAGTTGAACTACATTACCCTGTTGTGGAGAAGTTTGCTTATCAATTAGGGAACAGACAAGAAGAGATTGAAGATATTACACAGGAAGTATTTATTCGTGTGTATCGATTTATAGATCAGTTTACTAAGGCAAAATTTTCTACTTGGTTATATAAAATAACACTTAATGTAACGAGGGACTTTGCTAGAAAACGTCAATCTAATCTACGGAAGGTTTTTAAAATACAACAAGACTTTCGACAGGAGTATTACCCTGAAACAGAAGCTGAGGTTTTACGTAATGAGGAAGATCGGGTTCTTCATTTAGCGATACAAAAGCTAGATGAGAAATATCGGATACCAATCGTTCTTTTTTATTTTCATGAAAAGAAGTATGAGGAAATTGCAGAAATCATGTCTATTTCATTATCTACGGTTAAAACACGAATATTACGCGGGAAAACAATGTTGAAAAAAGTCATTGAAGAACTTGATAAGAAAGAAGGTGACATACATGGATGA
- a CDS encoding aminotransferase has translation MIEPTHYLSSTVKGLKPSGIRKFFDLAASMEGVISLGVGEPDFVTPWNVREASILSLEQGYTSYTANAGLLELRKEISYYLQEKTNVSYSPSEELLVTVGASQALDLALRAIVNPGDEVIVIEPSFVSYSSLISLAGGVPVSVQTSGEMEFKLQPSDLEKAITDKTKAVILCSPNNPTGTLLNKEDLEKIATIIEKYDLLVISDEIYAELTYDDVYTSFVSIDGMVERTILVSGFSKGFAMTGWRLGYVAAQPEFLSAMLKIHQYTMMCAPSMAQYAAIEAIKNGKEDVLHMKKSYRQRRNLFVNALTEMGLTCHVPGGAFYAFPSIKETNLSSEEFAEKLLMEERVAVVPGSVFGESGEGYIRCSYASSLEQLQESLRRMQRFVQKQKAGV, from the coding sequence ATGATTGAACCAACGCATTACCTTTCAAGTACAGTCAAAGGCTTAAAACCATCAGGAATACGCAAGTTCTTTGACCTGGCAGCAAGTATGGAAGGTGTAATTTCATTAGGTGTTGGTGAACCTGATTTTGTTACACCTTGGAATGTAAGAGAAGCAAGTATCCTTTCCTTAGAACAAGGGTATACCTCCTACACAGCAAATGCGGGCCTTCTTGAATTAAGAAAAGAAATAAGTTATTACCTTCAAGAAAAAACAAATGTAAGCTATAGTCCATCAGAGGAATTGTTAGTAACAGTTGGGGCAAGCCAAGCTCTTGATCTTGCACTTAGAGCTATTGTGAACCCTGGTGATGAGGTTATTGTCATTGAGCCTAGCTTCGTATCTTATTCATCACTAATTTCTCTTGCAGGTGGGGTACCAGTATCTGTTCAAACGAGCGGTGAAATGGAGTTCAAGCTTCAGCCTTCAGATTTAGAAAAGGCAATCACAGATAAAACGAAAGCTGTTATTTTGTGCTCACCAAATAATCCAACTGGAACACTTCTTAATAAAGAAGACTTAGAAAAAATAGCTACAATTATTGAAAAGTATGATTTATTGGTTATTTCAGATGAAATCTACGCGGAGCTTACATATGATGATGTGTATACAAGCTTTGTATCGATTGATGGAATGGTAGAACGGACAATCCTTGTTTCAGGGTTTTCGAAAGGATTTGCCATGACAGGCTGGCGTTTAGGGTATGTAGCTGCACAGCCTGAATTTTTAAGCGCAATGCTAAAAATTCATCAATACACAATGATGTGTGCACCTTCTATGGCTCAATACGCTGCAATCGAAGCAATTAAGAATGGCAAAGAAGATGTTTTGCATATGAAAAAAAGCTACAGGCAACGGCGAAACCTTTTTGTTAACGCATTAACAGAAATGGGGCTGACTTGTCATGTACCAGGTGGTGCGTTTTACGCATTTCCTTCTATAAAGGAAACAAATCTTTCGTCAGAAGAATTTGCAGAAAAGCTTCTCATGGAAGAAAGAGTGGCTGTTGTTCCGGGTAGCGTGTTTGGTGAAAGCGGCGAAGGGTATATCCGATGCTCCTATGCTTCTTCATTAGAACAGCTTCAAGAATCATTAAGAAGAATGCAGCGTTTTGTTCAAAAACAAAAAGCTGGCGTATAA
- a CDS encoding Lrp/AsnC family transcriptional regulator, with protein MKFSEKEVELLEILQDDCRLTAEQIAKMIDLSEEETKKIIKNLEDQRIIVDYTAQVNWRKVDGHEGVKAMIDVKVQPKRGVGFDDIASRIYRFNEVKSVYLMSGAYDLSVIIEGKSMSAIAQFVSEKLSTLDSVLSTTTHFILKKYKHDGTIFEQDDEDKRIVVSP; from the coding sequence ATGAAGTTTAGTGAAAAGGAAGTAGAGTTATTAGAAATATTGCAAGATGACTGCCGCTTGACTGCAGAACAAATCGCCAAAATGATTGACTTATCAGAAGAAGAAACGAAAAAGATAATTAAAAATCTTGAAGATCAACGTATTATTGTTGATTATACAGCACAGGTGAATTGGCGTAAGGTTGATGGGCACGAAGGTGTAAAAGCAATGATCGATGTGAAAGTTCAGCCAAAAAGAGGAGTAGGCTTTGATGATATTGCAAGTCGAATTTATCGTTTTAATGAAGTAAAGTCTGTTTACTTAATGTCAGGTGCTTACGATCTTTCAGTTATAATAGAAGGAAAATCGATGTCTGCTATTGCTCAATTTGTTTCTGAAAAGCTTTCAACTTTAGACTCTGTTTTGTCTACAACAACTCATTTTATCTTAAAGAAATATAAACATGATGGTACTATATTTGAACAAGATGATGAGGATAAGAGAATTGTGGTATCACCATGA
- a CDS encoding alpha/beta fold hydrolase, whose product MNKSHYYCSTMNIFGINVHYEVYRQHPSNPVMILVHGFLSSSFCYRKIIPLLKEDFTIVTIDLPPFGKTEKSTKFVHSYTNMAKVVIRLAEGLNIKRAYLVGHSMGGQVSLNAAKQRPDLFEKVVLLCSSGYMKGVHPSLKFGSYVPYFYLCIKHWLASQGILKNLNNVVHDRSLIDQEMMDGYMEPFLDDKIFRALNRMIRDHEGDLSSEELKQIEQPSLLIWGNEDKVVPVSIGERLQNDLPNSTFFSFKQTGHLVPEERPEHVSEKIMNFLIQAQ is encoded by the coding sequence ATGAATAAAAGCCATTACTACTGTAGCACAATGAATATTTTTGGCATAAACGTTCACTATGAGGTTTATCGCCAACATCCATCCAATCCTGTTATGATTTTAGTACATGGGTTTTTGTCCTCTAGTTTTTGCTACAGAAAAATTATCCCTTTACTCAAAGAGGATTTTACAATCGTTACAATTGATCTTCCTCCATTTGGAAAAACAGAAAAATCAACTAAATTTGTTCACTCTTATACAAACATGGCAAAAGTAGTAATACGTTTAGCAGAAGGACTGAACATAAAAAGAGCTTACCTTGTTGGTCACTCCATGGGTGGGCAAGTATCTTTGAATGCAGCAAAGCAAAGACCTGATTTATTTGAGAAAGTGGTATTACTATGTAGCTCAGGATATATGAAAGGTGTACATCCTTCACTAAAATTTGGTTCTTATGTTCCATATTTTTATCTATGCATTAAGCATTGGCTAGCAAGTCAAGGAATTCTAAAGAACTTAAACAACGTGGTACATGATCGCTCATTAATTGATCAGGAAATGATGGACGGGTATATGGAGCCTTTTCTCGATGACAAAATATTTCGTGCTTTAAATCGGATGATTCGTGACCATGAAGGTGATCTTAGTTCAGAAGAGTTAAAGCAGATCGAACAGCCTAGCTTGCTTATATGGGGAAATGAAGACAAAGTCGTACCTGTTTCTATTGGAGAAAGATTACAAAACGACTTACCTAATTCAACATTTTTCTCATTTAAACAAACTGGCCACTTAGTACCTGAGGAAAGGCCGGAACACGTTTCAGAAAAAATTATGAACTTCCTTATTCAGGCTCAATAG
- a CDS encoding DUF1871 family protein, translated as METQQTNIRLMEVLLQWDPLGYGEDSYETEVVDVLQAVHLIDDKLKLARKIQAIYEFSFEEIIPLTECESMSKQLLQIKNNTSCEI; from the coding sequence ATGGAAACACAGCAAACGAATATAAGGTTAATGGAAGTTTTATTACAGTGGGATCCGTTAGGTTATGGAGAAGATAGTTATGAAACGGAAGTAGTTGATGTGCTCCAGGCTGTTCATTTAATAGATGATAAACTAAAGTTAGCAAGAAAAATACAAGCGATTTATGAATTTTCGTTCGAAGAAATCATCCCTCTAACGGAATGTGAATCCATGTCTAAGCAGTTACTTCAAATCAAAAATAATACAAGCTGTGAAATTTAA
- a CDS encoding MalY/PatB family protein — translation MSQFDQVINRKKTDSVKWDYTKRIFGVEDVLPMWVADMDFQAPEEVIDALHTRVDHGIFGYTMPGSKMEEAVKNWLKSRHSWEIDPKTITYSPGIVTAISMAIHAFTTSEDKIVVQPPVYYPFFEIAQKHKREVLYNQLLLNENFRYEIDFNDLEEKLSDERTKLFILCNPHNPSGRVWSEEELTKIGDLCIKHNVLIISDDIHSDLLLFGNQYTPIASIRKDIANQTITCIAPSKTFNLAGLQASILLIPNDSLKRRYNEVQQLFGVMGINTLGADAMQAAYEHGSNWLDELIQYLQENVLLIEEYLMNHLPQVKIMRPESTYLVWIDVRSLNKSDKELQELLLNKGKLALHIGSKFGENGEGFLRMNIACPKETLLDGLKRLKIALT, via the coding sequence TTGAGTCAATTTGATCAAGTTATTAACCGAAAAAAAACAGATTCAGTAAAATGGGATTATACAAAAAGAATATTTGGTGTAGAAGATGTTCTACCGATGTGGGTGGCTGACATGGATTTTCAAGCACCTGAGGAAGTGATTGATGCCTTACATACTCGAGTTGACCACGGAATATTTGGATATACAATGCCTGGATCAAAAATGGAAGAAGCCGTTAAAAATTGGTTGAAGTCTCGTCATTCCTGGGAGATTGATCCAAAAACAATCACTTACAGTCCTGGAATTGTCACAGCTATTAGTATGGCTATCCATGCCTTTACTACTTCAGAAGACAAGATTGTCGTACAACCGCCTGTCTACTACCCGTTTTTCGAAATTGCCCAAAAGCATAAACGCGAGGTTCTTTATAATCAATTATTACTAAATGAAAACTTCCGTTATGAAATTGATTTTAATGATTTGGAAGAAAAACTTTCGGATGAAAGAACAAAACTTTTTATCTTATGTAATCCTCACAATCCAAGTGGTCGTGTTTGGAGTGAAGAGGAACTAACAAAAATTGGGGATCTTTGTATAAAGCATAATGTTCTTATTATATCAGACGATATTCATTCCGATCTGCTGCTGTTTGGAAATCAATATACTCCAATTGCTTCTATTCGAAAAGACATTGCCAATCAAACCATTACTTGTATTGCACCTAGTAAAACGTTCAATTTAGCTGGCCTACAAGCATCAATCTTGTTAATACCAAATGACTCCCTTAAAAGGCGTTACAATGAAGTTCAACAGCTGTTTGGGGTAATGGGTATCAACACGTTAGGAGCTGATGCGATGCAGGCAGCTTATGAACATGGGAGCAACTGGCTTGATGAATTAATTCAATATCTTCAGGAAAATGTATTATTAATAGAAGAATATTTAATGAATCATCTTCCTCAGGTAAAAATCATGCGTCCTGAATCAACATATCTTGTGTGGATTGATGTAAGAAGTTTAAATAAATCAGATAAAGAATTACAGGAACTACTTCTTAACAAGGGTAAACTAGCTTTACATATAGGTTCAAAGTTTGGCGAAAACGGAGAAGGTTTCCTTAGAATGAACATTGCTTGCCCAAAGGAGACTTTGTTAGATGGTTTAAAAAGATTGAAGATAGCCCTAACATAA
- a CDS encoding histidine kinase dimerization/phospho-acceptor domain-containing protein, which produces MELVKDIILQITFVVLPIFVYHLLWLSRNNLSSLKPNKLLITCGSIFSSILCLIYPIELIDGAFFTLQPIPLFTSVVYGGSIPGLLTLLTTSIYFSQLYELGWVYFCGSVTVYFILSLSLRSNWYSYTFKKKLNYAAIYGISILIFSLCTIIIVSVLIPHYVDLTNYVIPGITIFTLTLILSLCIYLIEYMRANAVMRMELMKAEKLSIVSELAASVAHEVRNPLTVVRGFVQLIGNSTNWPLSTVSC; this is translated from the coding sequence ATGGAACTAGTAAAAGATATTATCTTGCAAATTACATTCGTTGTTCTCCCTATTTTTGTCTATCATTTATTATGGTTAAGTAGAAACAATCTTAGCTCTTTAAAACCCAATAAACTATTAATTACGTGCGGCTCAATTTTTTCTTCTATCTTGTGTCTGATTTACCCGATCGAGCTAATTGATGGAGCTTTCTTTACCCTTCAACCTATTCCCTTATTTACTAGCGTCGTTTACGGAGGATCCATACCTGGTCTGCTTACTCTTCTTACAACTTCAATTTATTTTTCACAACTTTATGAACTGGGCTGGGTTTATTTTTGTGGGAGTGTAACGGTTTATTTTATTCTTTCACTGTCTCTACGAAGCAATTGGTATTCCTACACGTTTAAAAAGAAATTAAATTATGCTGCGATATATGGAATTAGTATTTTAATTTTTTCACTTTGCACAATCATAATTGTAAGCGTTTTAATTCCACATTATGTTGATTTAACTAATTATGTAATCCCAGGCATTACAATTTTCACCCTTACCTTGATACTTAGTCTATGTATATACCTCATTGAGTACATGCGGGCAAATGCTGTTATGAGGATGGAGTTAATGAAAGCAGAAAAGCTTTCCATTGTCAGTGAACTCGCAGCAAGTGTTGCACACGAAGTGAGAAATCCGTTAACTGTTGTCAGAGGTTTTGTTCAATTAATAGGTAATTCAACAAATTGGCCTTTATCTACAGTAAGTTGTTAA
- a CDS encoding DUF6262 family protein: MANKNPNTGPLLRSIEDKKNITFQKVEKTLKKMIKQQKKINFNSVAEESGVSKSFLYKYIEIRSRIETLRKQEEGLESPMKVKRDMTEKSKDVIIASLRKRNKNLEEENRKLKEQLKVVWATIYKEIK, from the coding sequence GTGGCTAATAAGAATCCTAATACTGGTCCCCTATTAAGAAGCATAGAAGATAAAAAGAATATAACATTTCAAAAGGTAGAAAAAACACTTAAAAAAATGATAAAACAACAGAAAAAGATTAACTTCAACTCTGTAGCAGAAGAATCTGGAGTTTCTAAATCATTTCTTTATAAGTACATTGAAATTAGATCTCGTATTGAAACTTTAAGGAAGCAAGAAGAAGGATTAGAATCACCCATGAAAGTTAAACGGGATATGACAGAAAAATCAAAAGATGTCATAATTGCATCACTTCGGAAGAGAAATAAGAATTTGGAGGAAGAAAACAGGAAATTGAAAGAACAACTTAAAGTTGTATGGGCAACAATTTATAAAGAAATCAAGTAA
- a CDS encoding tyrosine-type recombinase/integrase, producing MKLYKFTNSTKSPRYEQLVQELNGYWKNDLWNAIDCPFYTKDTNLGKQRLKFDETLSSGINHELKYYFFRQLTDSILKMTTIWSSASAINKLQTFILRFYPNIFSFIEIPHEKFSIHYKTYLLELGISNLTIKGYLQLYNRISSFYFEWYDERIETEKDIWDVRKLGIDYNNSKCGYTLNFTFIPSPYRALVKRYFEKRVLMQESLSWGTAIQNIAKLQEFFKYIYCKYPDWKGLTSLSRSDIEGFIYYLRTSPMGGNSVHKGQAPSDNHVHRSLSVIELFILYIQRYEWAEAPIKSAGNLIVPEDKPKLPPKASNEIKYISDFVWNQILNHIGKLPKEIIPIVILLEATGFRISDVCTLKIDCLIQREDGWWIIGDQRKVKNKDHRVPISEEIAMVVISQQKLTREKTTIETNPFNYLFPTYYGPRKGQPISRDNVVNNLNKLAMENKIIDEKRDTYRFKAHAFRHRYGVNLINNGMTILHVQKLMAHASPEMTLVYAKIHDKTLRKEWEKATSSGAIRLNQGGKIIATSIEQQADENGLELEWIRHNLDSIRLDHGFCIKSPKNNCDFLEQTLEPPCIKNNCRSFHVDQTFLNFYNEQITKMESDIQIYQKSGRIRSIEIIQPKLKKYKEIRDGIIKNGGIYGQQKLRRESRN from the coding sequence ATGAAATTATATAAATTTACTAATTCGACCAAATCTCCACGATATGAGCAACTAGTACAAGAACTAAATGGATATTGGAAAAATGATCTATGGAATGCCATCGATTGCCCTTTCTACACTAAAGACACTAATTTAGGAAAACAAAGGCTTAAATTCGACGAGACTTTAAGTTCAGGAATAAACCATGAATTGAAATATTATTTCTTTAGACAGTTGACTGATTCGATTTTAAAAATGACAACAATATGGAGCAGTGCTAGTGCAATCAATAAATTACAAACTTTTATTTTAAGGTTTTATCCAAATATTTTTTCTTTTATAGAAATTCCTCATGAGAAGTTTTCAATTCACTATAAGACTTATCTTTTAGAACTTGGTATAAGCAATTTAACTATTAAAGGATACCTCCAATTATATAATCGGATTAGTTCTTTTTACTTTGAATGGTATGACGAACGTATCGAAACAGAAAAAGATATTTGGGATGTTAGAAAACTAGGTATTGACTACAACAATAGTAAATGTGGTTATACCTTAAATTTCACTTTTATACCAAGCCCTTATCGAGCTTTGGTAAAAAGATATTTCGAAAAACGTGTCCTAATGCAAGAAAGTTTAAGCTGGGGTACTGCCATACAAAACATAGCAAAACTTCAAGAGTTCTTTAAATATATTTACTGCAAGTACCCAGATTGGAAAGGCTTAACCTCTTTAAGTAGAAGTGATATAGAAGGATTTATATATTATTTAAGAACTTCTCCTATGGGAGGGAATAGTGTTCATAAAGGACAAGCCCCTTCGGATAACCACGTTCATCGGTCATTATCTGTAATAGAATTGTTTATTTTATATATTCAAAGATATGAATGGGCTGAAGCCCCAATTAAATCTGCAGGAAATTTAATCGTTCCTGAAGACAAACCTAAACTACCACCTAAAGCTTCTAATGAAATAAAATATATATCTGATTTCGTTTGGAATCAAATCCTGAACCATATAGGAAAACTACCAAAAGAAATTATCCCGATTGTGATTTTATTAGAGGCAACAGGATTTAGAATTTCAGATGTGTGTACTTTGAAAATAGATTGTTTGATTCAAAGAGAAGATGGTTGGTGGATTATTGGAGACCAACGTAAAGTTAAAAATAAAGACCATAGAGTGCCAATTTCGGAAGAAATAGCAATGGTTGTGATTTCTCAACAAAAATTGACTAGAGAAAAAACAACCATTGAAACAAACCCCTTTAATTATTTGTTTCCTACCTATTATGGGCCGAGAAAAGGTCAGCCTATTTCAAGGGACAATGTAGTAAACAATTTAAACAAACTAGCTATGGAAAATAAAATAATCGACGAAAAGAGAGATACCTATCGATTTAAAGCACATGCGTTTAGACACCGTTATGGAGTCAATCTTATCAATAACGGTATGACCATTTTGCATGTACAAAAACTTATGGCTCATGCGAGCCCTGAAATGACATTGGTATATGCCAAGATTCATGATAAAACTCTTCGAAAAGAATGGGAAAAAGCCACAAGCAGTGGAGCTATAAGATTAAATCAAGGCGGTAAAATAATCGCCACTAGTATAGAGCAACAAGCAGACGAAAACGGATTAGAGTTGGAATGGATACGTCACAACTTAGATTCTATTCGATTAGATCATGGTTTTTGTATTAAAAGCCCTAAGAACAATTGTGATTTTTTAGAACAAACTTTAGAACCACCATGCATTAAAAATAACTGCCGAAGTTTTCATGTAGACCAAACATTTTTGAATTTCTACAACGAACAAATTACTAAAATGGAATCTGATATACAGATATATCAGAAATCTGGAAGAATTCGTTCAATCGAGATAATTCAACCTAAACTAAAAAAGTATAAAGAAATTAGAGACGGAATCATTAAAAACGGTGGAATATATGGACAGCAAAAATTAAGAAGAGAATCCAGAAATTAA
- a CDS encoding tyrosine-type recombinase/integrase, with the protein MKVQEFQIDNKKRYVLIDENNKPVVPVVKYLKYLDNIGKAENTLKAYCRHLKLYFQFLSEKEIGYQEVDLNLLSEFISWLRSPYQSTKVVHLEKTQAKRSERTVNTILTCVQGFYDYLIRIEDYEKDLSEKTKKQVTGQYRSFKPFLHHISKGKPFEKSILKIKEPRRGILTLTKTQVQTVHDACSNIRDALLIRILYEGGLRIGEALSLWIEDFDIGSTTIQVRKSKTVNGEGRKVYVSADTMNVFQDYLIDLHDVDTNFVFINLSGPNKGKPLNYRAAFDVIERIRKKTEIDVTPHMLRHTYATELHEKGVEASIIQKLLGHAQVQTTIQTYMHSSDETIRKEWQKAQDNMKGDQLK; encoded by the coding sequence ATGAAAGTTCAAGAGTTTCAAATTGATAATAAAAAACGATATGTACTCATTGATGAAAATAACAAACCTGTGGTTCCTGTTGTCAAATACCTTAAGTATCTAGACAACATAGGTAAAGCGGAAAATACGTTAAAAGCATATTGTCGTCATTTGAAGTTATACTTTCAATTTTTAAGCGAAAAAGAAATAGGATACCAAGAGGTTGACTTAAATTTATTATCGGAGTTTATATCTTGGCTAAGAAGTCCTTATCAATCTACTAAAGTAGTTCATCTTGAGAAAACTCAAGCAAAGAGATCAGAACGAACAGTGAATACTATATTAACATGTGTCCAAGGTTTCTATGATTATTTGATTAGGATTGAGGATTATGAAAAGGACCTATCCGAAAAAACAAAGAAGCAAGTTACTGGTCAGTACCGATCATTCAAACCCTTTTTACATCATATATCAAAGGGTAAACCATTTGAAAAAAGCATATTGAAAATAAAAGAACCTCGAAGGGGAATTTTAACACTCACAAAAACTCAGGTGCAAACTGTTCACGATGCGTGTAGTAACATTCGCGATGCTTTATTGATTAGGATTTTATATGAGGGTGGTCTTAGAATTGGAGAAGCCTTATCTTTATGGATTGAGGATTTTGATATTGGTTCCACTACCATTCAGGTTCGGAAATCAAAAACTGTAAATGGTGAAGGACGAAAGGTGTATGTATCTGCCGATACTATGAATGTATTTCAAGATTATCTTATTGATCTTCACGATGTAGATACAAATTTTGTTTTTATCAATTTATCAGGACCTAATAAGGGTAAACCGTTAAATTATCGAGCAGCTTTCGATGTGATTGAGCGTATAAGGAAGAAAACTGAGATTGATGTTACTCCACATATGTTAAGACACACCTATGCAACTGAACTTCATGAAAAAGGAGTAGAAGCTTCGATTATTCAGAAGTTGTTAGGTCACGCACAAGTTCAAACTACAATACAAACTTATATGCATTCTTCGGATGAAACAATTCGGAAAGAGTGGCAGAAAGCACAGGATAATATGAAGGGTGATCAATTAAAATGA
- a CDS encoding sensor histidine kinase, with protein sequence MDLVLTELDRAQAIITDYLGMAGQKSMAKEKINLTDTLNDITTLMTSYANYKTVKFKCEIDKDLYVFGDPIKLKQVFINIIKNSIEAVPNMEGLVTIHACLLESTIHIKISDNGIGMTKEQIERLGEPYYSSKDDGTGLGLTVTYSIVKNHGGSVKYISEVSKGTVAIISFPLYFDTSSDYSHLFNENLSG encoded by the coding sequence ATGGATCTTGTGTTAACAGAATTGGATCGAGCCCAAGCCATCATAACTGACTATCTAGGTATGGCTGGACAAAAAAGCATGGCCAAAGAAAAAATAAACTTAACCGATACTCTAAATGATATCACTACGCTCATGACATCTTATGCAAACTATAAAACAGTAAAATTCAAATGTGAAATTGATAAGGATTTGTATGTTTTTGGAGACCCAATTAAGCTAAAACAAGTTTTTATTAATATTATCAAAAATTCCATAGAGGCTGTTCCAAATATGGAAGGTTTGGTAACAATTCATGCATGTTTATTGGAAAGCACAATACATATTAAAATATCTGATAACGGGATTGGAATGACTAAAGAGCAAATTGAGAGATTAGGAGAACCATACTATTCTTCTAAAGATGATGGAACGGGACTTGGACTGACGGTTACATATAGTATAGTTAAAAACCATGGTGGTTCTGTCAAATACATAAGTGAAGTTAGCAAAGGAACAGTTGCTATTATTTCTTTTCCTCTTTACTTCGATACCAGCTCGGATTATTCTCACCTTTTTAACGAGAATTTATCAGGTTAA